Proteins co-encoded in one Malus domestica chromosome 09, GDT2T_hap1 genomic window:
- the LOC103444426 gene encoding PLASMODESMATA CALLOSE-BINDING PROTEIN 5, whose product MHKSIGLSLILSLTLFCHLIPPSKAKDGVVTMELWCVAKNNAEDAPLLTALNWACGPGGVDCRPIQQGGPCYDPADIQNTASYAFNDYFLKHGMTADSCSFDNTAALTSLNPSHDKCKLPSSLSASNASISSASTAIGNGMGRSEDLNGSNKISEHWIWPVLTSFLVIAYNTWAMG is encoded by the exons aTGCACAAAAGCATCGGTTTATCTTTGATCCTTTCACTGACCCTCTTCTGCCACTTGATCCCGCCGTCCAAGGCCAAGGACGGCGTCGTCACGATGGAGCTCTGGTGCGTGGCCAAGAACAACGCGGAGGACGCCCCCCTGCTGACGGCGCTGAACTGGGCCTGCGGGCCTGGTGGAGTCGACTGCCGCCCAATCCAGCAAGGTGGACCCTGCTACGACCCCGCCGACATCCAGAACACTGCCTCCTACGCTTTCAACGACTACTTTCTGAAACACGGCATGACCGCCGATAGTTGCAGCTTTGATAACACTGCGGCGCTTACTTCTCTGAATCCCA GTCATGATAAGTGCAAATTGCCATCCAG CTTATCAGCTAGCAATGCAAGCAtctccagtgcatcaacagcAATTGGAAATGGAATGGGACGTAGTGAAGATTTGAACGGCAGCAATAAGATTTCTGAGCACTGGATTTGGCCCGTCCTTACCAGTTTTCTGGTCATTGCATATAATACATGGGCAATGGGTTAG